The region AAAGGGCAGATGGTGCATGGAGTCGGGTTGGTTGCGGAGCGTTCCCTCTACGTAGGAGAAGGAGTTTTGGAAGTGAATCCAATCCAGCGGGTGAGGATGGATGTCCACGGTAACTTCCCCGCCGGTAAGGTTGGCATCGCCCGATACAAATTTAAAGGCGGTATTGCCATCGTGCAGTGAATCGGCACCTGAAGAGGTGGTTAACTTCCGTAGAAAAATGAAGTTGCTTACGCTGTTACTAAAGAGGTTTACCTCTGCCGCTACGTGTTCGCTCGAGTAACCCAACGAGTAGTCAAATTGCAGGCTGGTTTCACTTTTAAGGTTGGGATCGCCCATTTCATAGCGAAGCGTTCCCTCGTGAACTCCGTTGGAGCCCAGCTCTCCAATGTTGGGGGCTCTGAAGCCGCGCGAAAGATTTAGCTTAGTATAAAGCCTATTCGATAGTTGGTATGTGGCGCCAATGCTTCCCGAAACGCCGGAAAAGGTGCTTGTAAAGGCATGAAAACGCTCTGTTGCATTTGGGTTGAAAGGAGAGGTTGGCTGCTCGTTCTCGTCCAAGAATAGCTCTTCACCACGCTGATGGCGCGAATCGAATCGAATGCCACCGCTGATATCTAACTTGCCGAAGGAGCGCTTGAGCATGGAAAAACCTCCAATGTCGAGGAGATTGTACTCGGGCACAAGCACTTCCGGTCCTTTGTTTTGCGAGGTTTGGCTCATCCCATTTGCACCCACGGTAATGCTGACTCCGTTCCACTCGGGAAAAACGTAACGGGCATCGTAGTTAATGGTGTTAAGCAAAAAGTAGAGCTCATAGCTGTTTGGCTCAAGCACATTGGCAAACTCCTGTCGGCGATTTTGTTGGTAACCTACGGTTGTCTTCAGGAAACCGCCACCCACCGAAATGTTACTGTTGAGGGCTAACTTATAGTGGTATATCTGCTGAAATGGCGTTTTTGGTGTGTAGCTTAGCATGTCGGAGTGTGTAGCAACCGCTTCTCCTGCGCTGTTATCCGGCAGCACAACCATCTTTATAAACTTTCCTGTGACATCATCTCGTTCACCTTCTACTATTCCGGGCTTTAAATGGTAGGCACCAAAGTGCAGGTGCGAGTATCCCCAGCTACGGTTTACCCCAACAATCCCGCTGAACGCATCTTCACGGAATCCGGAGTTATACACGTAGCCATCGTATTTGTTTTGGTAGGCATGAGCCATTTTGTTGCTCAGGCGTAAGTTCCAAATGTAACCATTGTTGTTTTTGGCAATGTTTGTCGATTGGCCAATTAGTCCATTGTTTGTTTGGTAGTTAGCCATTACGCTTCCTGCGATTGTCCCATCGGGAAGTGTTGGGGCCGAAATCATGTTGATAACACCGGCCATGGCATCGGAACCGTAGGCTAAGCTGGCAGGTCCCTTGATTACCTCTACGCGGTTGAGCGAGTATGCATCGATCTCAATGCCATGCTCGTCGCCCCACTGTTGGCCTTCCTGCCGAATTCCATCGTTCACCACCACTACACGGTTGTAACCTAATCCACGGATGATGGGTTTGGAGATGGCCGCTCCGGTGGTTACGCTCGAAAGTCCCGGTAGTTTGGTGATGGCCTCAATGGCGTTTACTGATGAGGATTGTAGCAATTCCTGCTTGGATATAAGGGCAATGGGAGTGGGGGTTTTGTTCTTCTCTGCTGCCTGTGCCAATCCAGTTATCACCACCTCGTTGATTTCTCGGGCGGAGTGGCTTAAGCTGAAGTCTTGATGGGTTTCAATACCAACAACCAAGGTAAATACTATTGTTTCGTAGCCTACGTAGCTAACTTGCACCAGCTGCTTTCCTGTTGGAATATTATTGAGACGATAACTCCCATTGCTATCGGTAATAGTTCCCACTTGCAGGTCGGGAATATAAATATTTACTCCGGGGAGCATTTCACCGGTTGTAGCATCGGTAATCTTGCCCAAGAGCAACCCATTTCCAAGAGCATTTCGGTCTATCGCTTGTACGCATATGGAGAGAATAAGTAAAGCAAGCAGAAATATATATTGAAGCGTTTTCATTTTTTTTAAGTGAATTATATAGTTAAAGGTGATAACATGAAAAGAGGGTAGCACAGATTTTATACTCAATGATTATGAGCACAAAAGCAGACACACCAATACTTCACATGTCACCTGACATATGTTGTGATGGAGATGCAAAGGAAGAATAACCAATCCTCTGCAAGAGGTGGTTAATCGTAATTTTGTTGCTTAGTAAATAGTGGTTAGCATACAGGTGGAGCCCTGAGTAACCTAGAAGAGTAGGGCTGCCTTTCAACAACTTCCGAGTATTCCTTTTGCCTAAATGGCGAGTAGGAGAAATCGGAGAATATGTTGCTTTGTTGAGACGGGATGTCGGTGATTACAGGAGAATAATCGCAAATAGGACAGTAGTCGCTCTCGGCCTTAATTTCAGATGTATGTGCGTGATGCTTGCAAGCCCAAGCAGCATGGGAATGTCCATGGTGGTGCTCAATAGTGTGAATTGCTGAGTATACCAGCGGAAGCAGGTATAGCACAACACCAAACAACGATAACTTTATCTTTCGATTTATCTGCACCTCTATTGACCAGTTTACTTTGCAAAGGAACTAAGAAATTGGTGGAATGTTTATTTGTTAAGGAACTTTAAGGAAGGAGAGATAGAATCAAATCCCTTTTCATCTCACTATTTGCTGCCCACTGAGGTTTGCTGTAGCAAGATAATTATAATTTCAACCCTTCTCGCTTATCTGAGTTAGCAAGGGTTCATTTAAAATTGTGATTTTCTTCCCTTCTATTTGTAGTATTTTCTCATTGTGGAAATCGGTGAGAATTCGGCTTGCGCTTTCTCTCGTAATGCCGAGCAAATCGCCTAGGTCTTGCCTCGAAATGGGAAGGGTAAAGGTGGTGCTGTTGTATATTTCTGTTGCAAAGAATAGGATTGCATCGGCCACTCTGCCAATATTCTGTTTTTGCGCATTATTGATGAGGCTGTGAAAGTTTAGCAGTTCCCCTTTGCTCATGTCGGTAATGATTTGGTAAGCAAAGTCCCCGTTTTGATATATGAAGTTCTTGAAGGTGGTAACATCAATAAAGCAAACGGTTGTTTTCTCAAGGGCGGTGGCAGAGAAGTGGTTTACCTTATCCCCAAAGGTGCTCGGAAGGCAGAGGTAGGTGGGAGCCTTGGCTATCTTCATGATCTTTTCCTTGATGGGACCGCGGATATGAATCTTTACCAAGCCTGATTTTATATAGGCCACGTTTGTCGAAAGGGCATCTTGAATAATAATTGTGTCTCCAGCCTTAAAATGCACTTCGGCGCAGTTCGAACTCATCGTTTCTAATTCGCTGTCAGTGAGTTTTTTTGCGGCAGAGGATTTTAACGTGCAGAATTTACAGCTTGTTTTGTCCATTTTAAGTCAGTTAAGGCATTAAAGTTAATTAAAATTAAAGATGTGCGCTATATCACATTTATCTGTGTTAATCAGCACACTCATTTTTACTAGGTGTGAAAATATTAGCAATAATTTTGTGTGTCTGAAATAACAGTATTTCTTAGTTTTCGACAGGTTTGTTCTTCGTAAAATATTTTTCTATAAATCATATTATGGCAGAAAACGAGAAGATTGTGATTATTAGCACTGTCGGGAGTGAGGATCCAGAGAAAGCAACCTTACC is a window of Williamwhitmania taraxaci DNA encoding:
- a CDS encoding Crp/Fnr family transcriptional regulator codes for the protein MDKTSCKFCTLKSSAAKKLTDSELETMSSNCAEVHFKAGDTIIIQDALSTNVAYIKSGLVKIHIRGPIKEKIMKIAKAPTYLCLPSTFGDKVNHFSATALEKTTVCFIDVTTFKNFIYQNGDFAYQIITDMSKGELLNFHSLINNAQKQNIGRVADAILFFATEIYNSTTFTLPISRQDLGDLLGITRESASRILTDFHNEKILQIEGKKITILNEPLLTQISEKG
- a CDS encoding TonB-dependent receptor, giving the protein MKTLQYIFLLALLILSICVQAIDRNALGNGLLLGKITDATTGEMLPGVNIYIPDLQVGTITDSNGSYRLNNIPTGKQLVQVSYVGYETIVFTLVVGIETHQDFSLSHSAREINEVVITGLAQAAEKNKTPTPIALISKQELLQSSSVNAIEAITKLPGLSSVTTGAAISKPIIRGLGYNRVVVVNDGIRQEGQQWGDEHGIEIDAYSLNRVEVIKGPASLAYGSDAMAGVINMISAPTLPDGTIAGSVMANYQTNNGLIGQSTNIAKNNNGYIWNLRLSNKMAHAYQNKYDGYVYNSGFREDAFSGIVGVNRSWGYSHLHFGAYHLKPGIVEGERDDVTGKFIKMVVLPDNSAGEAVATHSDMLSYTPKTPFQQIYHYKLALNSNISVGGGFLKTTVGYQQNRRQEFANVLEPNSYELYFLLNTINYDARYVFPEWNGVSITVGANGMSQTSQNKGPEVLVPEYNLLDIGGFSMLKRSFGKLDISGGIRFDSRHQRGEELFLDENEQPTSPFNPNATERFHAFTSTFSGVSGSIGATYQLSNRLYTKLNLSRGFRAPNIGELGSNGVHEGTLRYEMGDPNLKSETSLQFDYSLGYSSEHVAAEVNLFSNSVSNFIFLRKLTTSSGADSLHDGNTAFKFVSGDANLTGGEVTVDIHPHPLDWIHFQNSFSYVEGTLRNQPDSMHHLPFIPAPRFQSEVRFNGEKIGRLLHNAYVSFGVEILLAQDKFYAAYGTESRTPGYTLLNMGIGSDIRLGKRTICSVYITANNLADVAYQNHLSRLKYADTNNATGRTGVYNMGRNVDFKLVFPLNF